A stretch of DNA from Candidatus Eisenbacteria bacterium:
TTTCGTTCGTTACCGGTGGGACGCGACCGAGCAGCTTCCAGCGGGGATCTATCTCATGCGGCTCTCCAGGGCCAAGGAGACGGTGAAGAAGAAGGTCATCTTGCTTCACTGAAACTCAACGAACGAGCGTGATCTTTCGCCAGCTCGTTCGTTCACCGATCCGAAGGCCGATCAGGTAAAGGCCGCCCGGCAGACCGGCCGGATTCCATGGGACGGCATGGACGCCCGGGGGATAGAAACGTGCGGCGGGCTCCGCAACCATTCGCCCGCGGATATCGAATACCTTCACCGTGGCTCGTGCCGCTTGGGGCAGCGCGAACTCGATCGTGACGGGACCGTCGCTCGGGTTGGGACGAACCGCGAGCGAGAGGGAGGCTGGAGCGGGCTCGATCGGAACATCCACGACGCCCTGCGTGTGACGGTACACGCCGTTGCCGGTCGCGACGTACAGGGTCTCCTCGATGCTCCCGGTGCGCAGGAGCAGGTGATTGACGCCGTAACCTGCGGCCGCGGGGTAGGCGATTGCCTGCCACGAAAGCCCTCCGTCCTCGCTTTGGTGGAACACCACGCCACGTGGATCCGGCATGAAGCGCGCCCCCGCGGCGTAGAGCTTGAGCGCGCCGAACGGTCGGACGGCCATGCCGAACGTGTACATCGAGGGGTCGGGCGAGGTGAGCGGAGTCCAGTGGGCGCCGCCATCCTCGGTCTTCTGCACCCAGCCCTCCATGCCCACGTAGGCGTAGTCGGCGTTCAAGGGATGTCCAGCGATGGCGTCCACCGCGTTGTCGCCGCCTGCGAAGAGTGACTGCAGTTTCCACGTCTCGCCGAGATCGGTGGATCTGAGAACGCACGGCGAGAAGATGACCGTTTCACCGCCCGCCCACAGGACCGAGGCGTTGGCAGGAGATCGCTCGAGCGCGTTCAGGCCGCAGGACAGCTCGGAGACGACTCGCCAGCTCATTCCTCCATCCGAGGACTTCTCGATCCGGCTGCCGACCGCGAAGAGCGGCTCTCCGGCCGCGTGAGGACCGAGCATGAACCTGGCCTGACGCGCGAACGTTGCTCCGCCGGAGCCGAAGCCGTTCTGGAATGGCTGCCAGGTCACCGCCGCGTCGACACTGCGGAAGAGGGAGATCGTGTCGTTCGTCGCGCCGGTCAAGCCGCGTGAAGCGAGAAGGGCTCCCGGGGCCAGGGAAAGGATGTCGAAGACCCTCCGTCCCGTGAATCCGATCTGGGCCCAGGTCGTGTCGGGTGCGCCTGCGGAGAGGCGATACAGTCCGTCGTCGGTGCAGGCGTAGAGATCTCCGCCGATGCTCCTCAGCTTGTGGACGTCACGGCCGCTCAGCCCCAGCGGCCGCCACGCCGCGCTGGCGGTGGTGGCGAGGCCAAAGCCAAAGGCCCACACCGCGAGAAGCGTCGCGAAGCCGCGTCGCATCGCTCATCCCTCGGCCACGTCGTAGTCCATCGCGGCGTTGGCGAGCTTGGCGAACTCGTCCAGCGTCAGAGTCTCGCCGCGGCGCCGCGGATCCACGCGGGCATGCCGCGCCAGGCGCTCGATCTTCTCCTTGGGCAGCTCGAGCGTCGCCTCCAGCGTGTTGAAGAGCTGCTTGCGGCGCATCTGGAACGAGCCGCGGATGATCCGGAACAGCATCTCCACGCTCTCGACATCCACGGGCGGACGCTCCCGCATCATGAAGCGCACGAGCATGCTGTCGACTTCGGGACGCGGCCAGAAGGCGGAGGCCTTCAAGGTCATGAGCGGCTCGAGCACCGCGTGGTAGCGAGCGAAGAGCGTGAGCGCTCCGTACGCCGGGCTTCCCGCGGGCGCGGCGAGGCGCTCGGCGTATTCCTTCTGCACCAGGAGGACGGCGCTGCGCACCACATGGCGCTGCTCGAACAAGCGTTCGAGGATCGGGGTGGTGATGTTGTAGGGAATGTTTCCAACCACCGCCAGCCGCTCGGTGCGCTGGGCGGCGGCGATCTCCGCGAGGTCGACCTCGAGGAAATCGGCGTGCATCAACTCGAGACCCGGGATCGCATCCAGCTCCTCGCGCAGCAGCTCGACCAGGCCGTCGTCCATCTCGATCGCGATCACGCGGGCGGCGCGCGCGGCGAGGTAAGGGGTCAGCGCGCCGGCGCCGGGGCCGATCTCGACCACCACGTCGTCGGGGCGCACCCGCGCCTGCTCGGCGATGCGCTCGGCCAGGTCCGACCGCACCAGGAAGTTCTGCCCGAAGCGCTTGCGGGGACTGAGGCCGCGGGTGGCGAGCGCCATCTTCAGCCGGGAAAGCTCGGAGCCCTCCGCTTCTGCTCGCTCGCGGACGTATGCCGAGGCGCGCCCCCCGAAACGAGAGCGCCGAGTGGGGAACGGCGGAGGCATGGCCCGAGTGTAGAGGCGATGGCCGGCAACGAAAAGGCGGGGACCGAAGTCCCCGCCCGATCGACGGCTTGCGAGGCCTGTTAGTTCGTCGAGGTCTGCTGGCTGAGCGAGGGCACGAACTCCTCGGTCACCGCCTTGCGCAGCAGGGACGGCGGCACCAGGCCTTGAGCCAGCACGAAATCGTTGAAGCGCTTGCGATCGAAGCGCGGGCCCAGGGCCCGCTGCGCGTCTTGCCGGATCTCGAGCAGACGCGAGTAGCCCACGAAATAGGACGTCGCCTGTCCCGGCGCCATGAACAGGTAGCGCTCGACCTCCTGGGTCGCCATGGCATCGGACAGGCAGACATCCTCGCGCAGCACCCGGTAGGCTTCGTCGCGGGTCACGGTGCCGAGCTGCAGTCCAGGATCGAGGAACGCGCGTGCGTTGCGCATGAGCCGGTTCTGCAGAGCGATGAGCTGGCCCTCGAGCGGCTCGTAGGGGACCATCTCGGCCTCGGCGTAAAGTCCCCATCCCTCGACGTTCACGCTGTTGAACGCGAAGAGGGCGCGCGCCAGTGACACGCCGCGCTCCACCACCGACGCGAACTGCAGCTCGTGCCCGGGCCGGCCTTCGTGCGCGCACAAGGTCCACGAGGCGGCTTCGTGGGTGAAGTCGTCGAATTGCTTTTCCTTCTCACCCGGGGCGCCAGGGATGCGCAGCGGCAGCACGAAGGTGCCGCGCTCACCGGTGTTGCCGATCATCCGCGGCGGCCGCATGTTGGGCGCCGGGATCGCCGCGCTCTCGGCCTCGCTCGCCAGCTTGATCTCCATCTCGCGCGCCGGAACGGTGACGATCGACTCGCGGCGGATGATCTCCTCCACTTCCTTGCTGCGCTTCAGGTAGTGGGCCAGGATGGCGTCTCCGGTGAGCTGCGACTTCTTGAGCTCCTTGATCACGTCGCGATAGTCGGTGACGTTCCAGCCCTTCTCCTTCGCCACCAGCGGCGCCAGAGCCTGCATCGCGCGCTGCGTCTCCTGGAACGACGTCTTGGCCCGGCTCTGCAGCTCCTCGATCGGCATGTCGACGCCGAGCTGCTCCAAAGAGAACGCATAGAGCTCGGAAGGCTGACGAAAGTCGGTGCGCGCCGTCGGCAGCACCTCGGCCTTCACGAACGCGTCGAACGCCGCGAGCTGAGTCTTCAGCTTCGCGTAGTTCTTCTCGTACCCTTTGATCTTGTACTTGGCGAAGAGCTGGCCGATGCCGTCGATGTAGCGAGCGCTGTTGGTCAGGTCCTTCTCGACCTCGTCCTTGAACGGCTTGCGCAGGTTCTCCTTCATCCGCTCGCGCATCCGCGCCGTCATGAGCTCGCTGATCGGCGTGTATCCCTTCTCCTGTCCGGCGTAGCGACGAAGCCGGACCAGCGCCGCCTGGCGGCGTTCCGCCGACACCTGGTCGTCGAGCAGGGCGCGCAGGCCCTGGAACACCAGAGCACTCGCGCTGAAGTAGGGCTGGTTGTGCTTGCGATCGAGCTCGCTGCCCTTGAGCTGCCGGTCGGCGGCCTTGATCAGGATGTCGAGATCCTGGCGCACCGGGGGATCGGTCTCGGCCTCGAGACGCTTGCGGAGCTCGGCAGCGGCCGTGGCCGTGGCGGCGTCGACGCGCTCCTCGTAGCCGGCGCTGAGATCGGAGATCGCTTCGTCGTAGCCGGGGATGCCGAGACGGGCCGCGCCTTCGGGACCGAACCTGGCCATCACGTCGAGCAGCACCTGCGCGTTCTGGTTGCTCTTGAGACACCACGCGGGCTGGGCCGGCGCGGCGGCTTTCGCGGACGGTGGCGGCGCCGACGGCGTCGCCGCGAGCGCGAGGCTCGCGGAGCATGACAGCGTCAGAGTCGCGAGTCCGAGGCGGACTCGATTCGAGAGAAACACGGGGACCTCCTTGAGGGACGGGCACGCCGGGAGTCGGCGGGCGGCGCAGCGCTCTACGGGCGCGAAGGCGCTGACGGTTGCACGATGGGTCGGAGGCGGGGGCAGAACCCGACCGGTGCGCCGCAGAACCAGACGAACGCGTCGACGGCCTCGAGACGGGGCGAAGAGTGCGAATCAGGCCACGTCGAGGCCGATGCCGCGTTCCAGCACCTCGCGCGCCATGTCGCGCGCATAGGGATCGGATGAAGTCCGCGCGATGCGCACCAAGGCTTCGTGACCGTCCGGCCCGAGCGCTCCGAGCGCATAGGCGGCATGGTGCCGCACCCACCATGACGAGTCGGTGAGCCGTGCCGCGATCGCCTCGATCGCGATCGTCGCGCGCACCCGCCCGAGCGCGCGGGCCGCCTGCGCTCGCACCTGCCACGCCTCGTCCTCCAGCGCAGCCAGCAGCGAGGTCCCGCACTCCGGGGCCCCCAGCAATCCCAGCGCACGGGCGGACGTCACCCGCTGCTCGAGTGTCCCGCTATCGAGGTAGTGTTCGAGGCGTTCACGCGCTCCGCGATAGCCGCCCTTTCCGAGCACGTCGATGGCCGCGAGCTCGAGCGTCGGATGCGTGATCCCGCGCTCGAAGGCAGCGGCGATCTCGGGCAATCCAGCACGCCGGAACGCCGTCAGCAGGCTCGCCCAGGAGCGACGGGTGCGTCGCGACAGCTTCTCGGGGTGCGCGAGCAGCCAGCGCAGGGCCCGGAGGTCGCGCGCTCGCGCCAGCGCATGAGCCGCCGCCAGAGTGACCGGTTCGGGACCGCGGCGCAGTGCGCGTCGCAGCAAACGGGAGCTGCTCCGGCACGGCAGCAATCCGAGCCGACGCGCAGCCAGCTCGCGTCGCCACGGCGAATCGTCGCGCAGCCGCTTGCGCTCGGCCACGACGTGCGGATTCGTGGCGAGCGTCGTCGCCAGACGCCTGAGTCGTCCGCGGTAGGGCCCGAGCGAGAGCCGCTCGACGACGGCCCAGAAGGTGGCTGCACGCGCTCGGACGGCCGCTCGTGTCATCCGACTCGTCCAGGGCTCGTCGCGCAGC
This window harbors:
- the rsmA gene encoding 16S rRNA (adenine(1518)-N(6)/adenine(1519)-N(6))-dimethyltransferase RsmA — encoded protein: MALATRGLSPRKRFGQNFLVRSDLAERIAEQARVRPDDVVVEIGPGAGALTPYLAARAARVIAIEMDDGLVELLREELDAIPGLELMHADFLEVDLAEIAAAQRTERLAVVGNIPYNITTPILERLFEQRHVVRSAVLLVQKEYAERLAAPAGSPAYGALTLFARYHAVLEPLMTLKASAFWPRPEVDSMLVRFMMRERPPVDVESVEMLFRIIRGSFQMRRKQLFNTLEATLELPKEKIERLARHARVDPRRRGETLTLDEFAKLANAAMDYDVAEG
- a CDS encoding DUF885 domain-containing protein, whose product is MFLSNRVRLGLATLTLSCSASLALAATPSAPPPSAKAAAPAQPAWCLKSNQNAQVLLDVMARFGPEGAARLGIPGYDEAISDLSAGYEERVDAATATAAAELRKRLEAETDPPVRQDLDILIKAADRQLKGSELDRKHNQPYFSASALVFQGLRALLDDQVSAERRQAALVRLRRYAGQEKGYTPISELMTARMRERMKENLRKPFKDEVEKDLTNSARYIDGIGQLFAKYKIKGYEKNYAKLKTQLAAFDAFVKAEVLPTARTDFRQPSELYAFSLEQLGVDMPIEELQSRAKTSFQETQRAMQALAPLVAKEKGWNVTDYRDVIKELKKSQLTGDAILAHYLKRSKEVEEIIRRESIVTVPAREMEIKLASEAESAAIPAPNMRPPRMIGNTGERGTFVLPLRIPGAPGEKEKQFDDFTHEAASWTLCAHEGRPGHELQFASVVERGVSLARALFAFNSVNVEGWGLYAEAEMVPYEPLEGQLIALQNRLMRNARAFLDPGLQLGTVTRDEAYRVLREDVCLSDAMATQEVERYLFMAPGQATSYFVGYSRLLEIRQDAQRALGPRFDRKRFNDFVLAQGLVPPSLLRKAVTEEFVPSLSQQTSTN
- a CDS encoding HEAT repeat domain-containing protein, with the translated sequence MAHPDVQPVPPALAIIVVLSSALIALFLARALDRRRRRHDRREGRSLLILMRGTLRDEPWTSRMTRAAVRARAATFWAVVERLSLGPYRGRLRRLATTLATNPHVVAERKRLRDDSPWRRELAARRLGLLPCRSSSRLLRRALRRGPEPVTLAAAHALARARDLRALRWLLAHPEKLSRRTRRSWASLLTAFRRAGLPEIAAAFERGITHPTLELAAIDVLGKGGYRGARERLEHYLDSGTLEQRVTSARALGLLGAPECGTSLLAALEDEAWQVRAQAARALGRVRATIAIEAIAARLTDSSWWVRHHAAYALGALGPDGHEALVRIARTSSDPYARDMAREVLERGIGLDVA